The Rhodamnia argentea isolate NSW1041297 chromosome 7, ASM2092103v1, whole genome shotgun sequence genome contains the following window.
CAACATCGATGCTCAACTCCCACTTTCATCGGAGGATGCAAAGTCGGTTTGAGGTTCTAAAAATCGAGAAATCGATTTCAAGGACGGGTTTCAAGATCTGAAAATTGGAAacatgtttttgtgtttttcatattttatatcTTTACGCGATCCTATGATATTCTATAACATATGATGATTAGTATATAATATGAAATCATCGGTCCAACAATATGAGTTATGATCTATTAATTGTAGCAATCATTCATTATAatggttcaattaaaaatacatataGAATTTCGATAGACCTTCGAACCTATCTTGAAACCTACGATATGCACCACCCGTTCTCACGGAtagatttcagatttcaaacAAAACCTAGATCGACGGtcgaaaaaatagaaataataagtGACAACGCACTTTAAAAAGGTGAGCAGGttgtgacccaaaaaaaagaaagaaaaaagttgagCGGTCATACATTTCGAGAAAGTCACATACACAGAATTAGACCATCGCACCAATCGCATCCAAAGTTAAGAAAGATGTCAGTCGGCATCAGTTTCTGAATCATGTTCGTCCGACTGAACCAAAGACAAGCAGacaaataatttctcttctacTCCAACAGAACTGGGTCGACGAAAGATATCAGTTGGCAGCTTTCCGCCACCttccactcctcctcctcctcttcacttGTCCGTTCTTTCTCTTCCTGACGCTTTGATTTCCTTATCCTCTCTGGGTTGCTTCCATTTTCCATTTCAGAGGGAAACaaattagaagaagaagaggaggaggaggaggaggaggagcttagTCTGCAAATCCAACGGACTTCCAAATGGCGTCCCTCATCCTGCTCAGATCCCTGCCTTTCAGCGTCCTTCCGATCCCTTCGTGCACCGACAGCGAAGCCCCTCTCCTCCTCGCCAAGTACTCGTGAGGAGGAACCCTACTCTCTCGGTCCTCCTCTTCGTCGCTCTCAACTCTTCCTCCACCCTCGGCCGTGGAGTCCCGTTTTGGATTACTCTTCGGCCAATCCAGTATGTTGACAGGCAATGAcgaggccgccgccgccggcttAAGGTCGGACGAGATGTCAGCCCTTCTGGGCGGTCTCCTCGACGTCCGCGAACTGGGCATCGTGGATCCGTTGTCGTGGATTGTTTCGAAGGAGGGGACTCGAGCAACAACGTCGTTGCTCCAGACATCGGCCTCGTCGAACTCGAATTGTGTATCCTCGGCGTCGTCGTTGTAAGCGCCCGAATAGGCGGCAGCGTGATCCGACGGCGGGTAGGCGCTAGTGGGTCTTGCACGGGAAGTCCTTCTCGAGGCAGCAGCCATTGTGGGTGACCGGTAGCTTCCAGCTTTCTTCTATGGTATTGTAGTAGCGCTGCTCTACGTGCTTGTGTTGCCATTTTTATAATGGACTAGTGGATAAGCTCTCGATCGATCGAAAAAGATTTACACGTTAAAGCAGCATCGGACTGAGCAGTGAGGCCAGCGAGCCGATCCTTCCCgacaatacaaaaaaaaaacattatctgTTGATCCGAGAGTGGAGTGTGTTGGCAAAGAACAGATGGCGTCAATCCGTTCCAGCTCCAAGGCGTTGACGTGGAAGTCATATCCACAAAAACTCTACCGACACGCGGCCAATTCGGGAGATCTTTAGGACATTTTCATGAATATCTGCGATTGATTTGTGAAAATCAAACGTAAAAAGATGAAAGTTGATACTTATGACAATCTTGCAAATGACGGATACGTATATCCTAGAAAGATTCTATCTAAATAGGTCGTTATGAGTGATAACTCTCAACTGGACATGTTAATATGGCGCGAATGCACTAAGGTTGTATTTGGTCGTCTGAATTTCTAGTCAAGATAAGACTAGATacgataggataagaaatctaaagATTTTTTCGTATACTTTTCgatgaactacggatttaaaatTAGCTAAGCAGACGCGATCAACCGTATATAGTTTTCACTATCATTTCGATGTATTACTATAGCACCATTGAGATGAACTCTTGTTTTGCTAAAACATCGTAATgctttagaaaaattattcagCCGTGAGTTCTAATGAGTAATTTAATGTTGAGTAGAGGTTTGTGTCATTTGAATTCGGGCACAACATTGACTGAGCAGACCTCGTAGAACCAAGGGCCTTGTCAAGTAAGTAAGCAAGTTCTGAACAATCGAattattcattttgttttcgTAAGTTGAAAATGCACTCATGCAGGTTGTCCAAAAGAGTCATCTTGAAAATTAATAATCAACCTTGACTTTTTCATAGCATATTGACACCCCTTTTGAACATTGAAAATGTTCAAACAATTAAAGAATGATAGACGTGATCTCATACCACGCCAAACAATTAGTTAAAGAATGAGCCTGTAGAGGTACTTGTCTTTCCAGCTAGAGACCCCACCCTTCTGTTGCCGGAGAAGCGGCCACACTTGACGGTTGCCACCGCCGAAGAGGTGGTCCCTATCGTAGAGGCAGCCTAGCGCGGCGAAGAGGCGGCCTAGACCGGTGAAGAAGCAACTCGGCGCGGAGGAAAGGCGATGATTgtaggaaaattttttaattttcctcatATTTGCTCTCTTAAGAAATCCGGCCATATCCCCTTGATCTTATTCTAGATAGTTActaaatatataatatgataaaacatatcttatTCTGACTTTTATCATGAGGACCAAAtgagaaaaatctgaatttgaCACAATACGATGTAATTCAAAATTAACACGTTTGCTGTCAATATTAATTGAAAATCCATATTGTGATTACACTGAAATCATTTTGCACTAACACTAAGGGCGCAAGACAACCATTTTGTTtgtgaaatcaatttctagcaaGAAATAGATTTTTACATATCTATTTCTCGATGAGTTTCTGAGTAGAAAAACGCgattgataatgacataaaatttatgttcctggaatagaaattcgtttgataacaacatagaATTCTACTTTTcggaacaaaaatttatttgaaaatagtacaaaatttctatttccaaaattttatcaaagacctttctttgaaaaattcacGATCTCATAATTTGAAATGCACAAgaaattgagtcaattagacCTCAAGATTACCGATCCATCCGATCACGACTTGATACTAAACCGTATTCAAAGATCGATCCTCGCTACCATCGAGAGACAGCTCCTTGAGACCATAAGCAACCCAAAAAGCCTCTTGTTTTGACAATTCTCTCATTAGTCATGTGATCGAGATCTTATAAATTGGtcgatacattttttttttttgccatgatGTATAATAGGCTTACAAGACTCGTCTACAACGTTACacggaaaatgaataaatgaagcACCTAATAAGGATTCTTGAACatcatttttgtaaataaagAGTTGATCGTAGTGAATCGCACGTGGTTCAGATTCCGCAACAACTCATCTTGTCCATTaacatctcctcctcctctctgcTGAATCTTGTAGTTATGGTAAAACAATCAAAactgcaactctctctctctctctctctctctctcaaggaaTATAATGAAGCAAGCATTGTCATAGATTCTTGAGTGAAAGATAGTCATCAACAGTTTATCCTCTAGAAATCAGCTCATTGGATCATGATCCCATACATAAAAATATAGTTTATCCTCCAGAAACCTTGACAAATTCTTCCTAGATCATGAATAGCAcgaagctgaaaaaaaaaaaactttgtacTATCTTTGTGCTCATACCTTTATAAAACCCCAGCACTCCTTAATAATGGATCATTTTGATCACATCAAATGTACCTGTATTTGAGATGAGCTTTTCGTAAACCGGATACTTGTAGAAACTAGGATAAAGATGAATACACACACCAAATAAAAAGAAGGCAGCTCGAACAATTGCAGTGGTCATATGCATATATCAAATAAACGTTAAAATGATGACGGTCATAAG
Protein-coding sequences here:
- the LOC115749793 gene encoding uncharacterized protein LOC115749793, translated to MAAASRRTSRARPTSAYPPSDHAAAYSGAYNDDAEDTQFEFDEADVWSNDVVARVPSFETIHDNGSTMPSSRTSRRPPRRADISSDLKPAAAASSLPVNILDWPKSNPKRDSTAEGGGRVESDEEEDRESRVPPHEYLARRRGASLSVHEGIGRTLKGRDLSRMRDAIWKSVGFAD